Proteins co-encoded in one Polaromonas vacuolata genomic window:
- a CDS encoding PhoH family protein: MPLPPAPNKRAALLSINAIDTTATSPAKINRKPRSTGLESQVPPQELKVTRSAVPTILPATTQAEVMDEKVVTTAPKKARARPSTPALEQASQAPVHQPQAAVRPRKTSHSGPPKLFVLDTNVLMHDPMCLFRFEEHDIFLPMIVLEELDGHKKGMTEVARNARQTSRTLDALAGAKDADITKGLKLNTTGHREAGGCLFFQTQPLDYTLPMSLPQGKADNQILGVVEALRKQQSPREVVLVSKDINMRVKARALGLATDDYQNDKTLEDGDLLYVGSLALPPDFWTRQSKTVESWQQGSLTFYRISGPIVSSMLINQFVFFESPGEPPLYARVIEIRDKTAVLKTLKDYNHLKNSVWGVTSRNREQNFALNLLMDPEVDFVTLAGTAGTGKTLMALAAGLTQVLDDRRYTEIIMTRATVSVGEDIGFLPGTEEEKMGPWMGALDDNLEVLGKTEGGAGEWGRAATNELIRSRIKVKSMNFMRGRTFLNKYVIIDEAQNLTPKQMKTLITRAGPGTKIICMGNLAQIDTPYLTEGSSGMTYAVDRFKGWPHGGHITLARGERSRLADFASEVL, encoded by the coding sequence ATGCCACTGCCACCCGCACCAAACAAACGTGCCGCTTTGCTGTCTATCAATGCGATAGACACCACAGCAACCTCACCCGCAAAAATCAACCGAAAGCCTCGTAGCACCGGGCTTGAATCCCAAGTTCCGCCGCAAGAACTTAAAGTCACACGTAGCGCCGTACCAACAATTCTGCCGGCAACAACACAAGCCGAAGTGATGGATGAGAAAGTCGTGACTACAGCGCCAAAGAAAGCGCGCGCCAGACCATCGACACCAGCACTTGAGCAAGCGAGCCAAGCGCCAGTGCATCAACCGCAAGCAGCGGTCAGGCCGCGCAAGACCAGCCACAGTGGTCCGCCCAAGCTGTTCGTGCTTGACACCAATGTGCTGATGCACGACCCGATGTGCTTGTTTCGCTTTGAAGAACACGACATCTTTTTGCCCATGATTGTTCTGGAAGAACTCGACGGTCATAAAAAAGGCATGACTGAGGTGGCACGCAACGCACGTCAGACCAGCCGCACGCTCGATGCACTGGCCGGCGCCAAAGATGCAGATATCACCAAAGGCTTAAAACTCAATACAACTGGCCACCGTGAAGCCGGCGGATGTCTGTTTTTTCAGACCCAACCGCTTGACTACACGCTGCCTATGAGCCTGCCACAGGGCAAGGCAGATAACCAAATACTCGGCGTCGTAGAAGCCCTGCGTAAACAACAGTCGCCACGTGAAGTAGTACTGGTATCCAAAGACATCAACATGCGCGTCAAGGCCAGAGCCTTAGGCCTAGCTACTGATGATTACCAAAACGACAAGACACTTGAAGACGGCGACCTACTCTACGTTGGCTCGCTGGCATTGCCACCTGATTTTTGGACGCGCCAAAGTAAAACCGTAGAGAGCTGGCAGCAAGGCAGCCTAACCTTCTACCGCATTTCTGGGCCGATAGTGAGCAGCATGCTGATCAATCAGTTTGTATTTTTTGAGTCTCCTGGCGAGCCACCGCTGTATGCCAGAGTGATTGAAATTCGTGACAAAACAGCCGTACTCAAGACGCTTAAAGACTACAACCACCTGAAAAATTCAGTCTGGGGCGTGACCAGCCGTAACCGCGAACAGAATTTCGCGCTGAATCTGCTGATGGATCCAGAAGTGGATTTCGTCACCTTAGCTGGCACAGCCGGCACGGGTAAAACGCTGATGGCTCTAGCTGCTGGCTTGACCCAAGTATTGGACGACCGTCGCTACACAGAGATCATCATGACCCGCGCCACCGTGTCAGTTGGCGAAGACATCGGTTTTCTGCCGGGCACGGAAGAAGAAAAAATGGGCCCTTGGATGGGCGCGCTAGACGACAACCTTGAGGTACTAGGGAAAACCGAAGGCGGTGCAGGCGAATGGGGCCGTGCAGCAACCAATGAATTAATACGTTCACGTATTAAAGTCAAAAGCATGAACTTCATGCGCGGACGCACCTTTTTGAACAAATACGTCATCATTGATGAGGCGCAAAACTTAACGCCTAAGCAGATGAAAACTTTGATCACCCGAGCCGGTCCGGGTACAAAAATTATCTGTATGGGAAACCTTGCGCAGATAGACACGCCGTATTTGACTGAGGGCTCATCCGGCATGACTTACGCAGTAGACCGCTTCAAGGGCTGGCCACACGGCGGCCACATCACATTAGCGCGCGGTGAGCGTTCTAGGTTGGCGGACTTTGCAAGCGAAGTACTGTGA
- a CDS encoding peroxiredoxin has protein sequence MAVVVNKLLPEFEAVATGGIKVSNQTHMGKVVVLYFYPKDNTPGCTTEAMQFRDHYQDFVDAGATLFGVSRDNMKSHDEFKTKLELPFELIADTEEKMCHMFGVVKNKIMYGKKVKGIERSTFLIGADGMLKEEWRGLKVPGHVEDVLNAVKALQEPA, from the coding sequence ATGGCAGTAGTCGTTAATAAGCTCCTCCCCGAATTTGAAGCAGTCGCCACTGGCGGCATCAAAGTCTCAAACCAAACCCACATGGGAAAAGTAGTTGTTCTTTACTTCTACCCCAAGGACAATACGCCCGGTTGTACCACCGAAGCGATGCAGTTCAGGGATCACTATCAAGATTTCGTCGATGCAGGCGCCACCTTATTTGGTGTTTCGCGCGACAACATGAAATCACACGATGAATTCAAAACCAAGCTTGAACTGCCGTTCGAGTTGATCGCTGACACCGAAGAAAAAATGTGTCATATGTTCGGTGTGGTCAAGAACAAGATCATGTACGGCAAAAAAGTTAAAGGCATTGAGCGCAGCACCTTTTTAATAGGCGCTGATGGCATGCTTAAAGAAGAGTGGCGCGGCCTAAAAGTGCCAGGTCACGTTGAAGACGTACTGAACGCTGTTAAAGCCCTACAAGAGCCAGCCTAA
- a CDS encoding Mth938-like domain-containing protein — MKLQPDHLDVQSILGYGPGWVGLAHLGVAEKIEQSIVIGSRGEKFNWECKRFEDLTEAHFTLAAASKPELVIFGSGDRIRFAPPAFLRALMAQRIGFETMDTLAACRTYNILAGEGRRVIAALLIEPASD; from the coding sequence ATGAAACTCCAACCCGACCATCTCGACGTTCAATCCATTCTTGGCTATGGCCCCGGTTGGGTAGGCCTAGCGCACCTAGGAGTGGCTGAAAAAATCGAGCAAAGCATAGTCATTGGTTCGCGCGGCGAAAAATTCAACTGGGAATGCAAGCGCTTTGAAGACTTGACTGAAGCGCATTTCACACTAGCAGCAGCCAGCAAACCCGAGCTGGTGATTTTCGGCAGTGGGGACCGCATCCGATTCGCGCCTCCAGCCTTTTTGCGCGCACTAATGGCGCAGCGAATAGGCTTTGAGACCATGGATACGCTGGCGGCCTGCCGCACCTACAACATTTTGGCTGGCGAAGGACGGCGAGTCATTGCAGCGCTGTTGATAGAGCCAGCGAGTGATTGA